In Roseicyclus marinus, the genomic window GCGCTGGCCCAGTCTGGCTGCGGAAGTGTCGCGTGCGGTGGTCCATGGTGCGGCGCATGGGCCGGAACGGGGACTGGCCATTCTCGATGCGATGCCGCCTGATCGGGTGACGGGGTATCAACCGTGGTGGGCCGCGCGGCTCGACCTGTGCCTGCGTGCCGGCGACGGTGCCGGAGCGGAGGCGGCGCGGAAACGGGCCATCGCCTTGACCGACGACGCCTCGGTGCGCTCATGGCTGGCGGGGCGTGGCTGACGGCAGCGATCAGCGGGGCAGGGGGTTTTGTCCCTTGTTGTAGGGCTGCCAATCCGTGATCTCGGGGTAGTAGCGTTGCCGCCATGCCCTCACGCGGGGGTTCATGACGCGCCGCCACAGGGGCGGGATCATGGCGGCAAGGGTCATCACCGGATAGCCATAGGGCAGCTGCGGGGCGTCATCCTCGGTGTAGTTCTGCAGCAGGGGAAAGCGGCGGTCCGGCTTGTAATGGTGATCGGAATGGCGCTGCAGGTTGATCAGCAGCCAGTTCGACGCCTTGTGCGCCGCATTCCAAGAATGGCGCGGCAAGACATGCTCGTATTTCCCGTCGCCCAGATGTTTCCGGGTCAGACCGTAATGTTCGACGTAGTTGGTCAGCTCAAGCTGCCAGATGGCGATGAAGGCCTGAAAGACGAACAGCACCACCCCCATCCCGCCACCCAGGCCAAAGGCAAGGCCAAGGAACGCGGCCTGCAGGGTCCAGTAGCGCCAGAACGGGTTTGACAGGTCGGTCCATGGCTTGCCCTTGCGCGCCAGCATCGCCCGTTCGGCGGCGAAAGCGCTGAACAGGCTTTCGCGCAGGACGCGGGGAAAGAAGCGGTGAAACCCTTCGTTGTAGCGCGCGGTCACCGGGTCGCGGGCGGTTCCCACGTGGCGATGATGAACCAGCAGATGTTCCGAGCGGAAATGCGAATAGAGCACCGTCGCAAGCAGAAGATCCGCCAGCCAGCGTTCCAGCCGGTTCTTCTGATGCATCAACTCGTGCGAATAATTGATGCCGATCGTACCCGACAGGACGCCAACCCCGAAGAACAGCGCGAATTGCTCGACCACGGACAGGTGATCGGCGCGGGTGGCATACCAGATCAGGAAAAAGATCGTCCCCACCTGCACCGGAAACCAGATCAGCGTGACCAGGCGATACCAGCGCAGGGAGGGTTCGGGCGTATCCGGGTCGGCGTTTTCGACGTTGAGACCGAGCGCCGCGTCGAGCACGATGAACAGCCACCACGTCGATACCGGTGCAAGGATCAACCACCATCCGCCCTGTCCGGCCGCGATCACCAGCAACGGCGACAGCGCAAGCGACATCCAGAAGGGAATCGCGCGGCTGATGCGTGCGACCTGAGCGGCGGGGATCATCGGGGTCCTCGTAACGTTACACTTGAAAAGATGGGGAGGCTTGGACCTTCCGTCAATCCTTGGGCCATGCACCTGCCGCGACGTCCCACGCCTTGCGCATCACGGTGGGCAGGCTTGCGGGTCGAAAGCTCGCGCGCGGGTGAAAGCTGCCGCGCTCGGGTTGGGCGTCTTGCGGAACGCGGGCCAACAGCACCCGCAGGCGCAGATGGAAATGGGTGAAGGTGTGGCGCACCTCGAGGTCCGGATCGTGCCAATCGGCGGCAAGGGGGGGCGCCTCGGGCGGTGGGGCCTCGGTCCAGTCGGTGCCGGGCCAGCCCAGCATGCCGCCCAAAAGCCCCTTGTCCGGCCGGGTTTCCAACAGCACGGCCCCATCCGTGCGCAGGGCCAGATAGGCAATGCCCTGCCGCGTCGGCTTGGCCTGTTTGGGCGCTTTGCGCGGAAGCTCGGCGGCGATGCCTTGCGCCCGGCCCCGGCACATCGCGACAAGCGGGCAGATGCCGCAGGCGGGCGACCGCGGGGTGCA contains:
- a CDS encoding alkane 1-monooxygenase translates to MIPAAQVARISRAIPFWMSLALSPLLVIAAGQGGWWLILAPVSTWWLFIVLDAALGLNVENADPDTPEPSLRWYRLVTLIWFPVQVGTIFFLIWYATRADHLSVVEQFALFFGVGVLSGTIGINYSHELMHQKNRLERWLADLLLATVLYSHFRSEHLLVHHRHVGTARDPVTARYNEGFHRFFPRVLRESLFSAFAAERAMLARKGKPWTDLSNPFWRYWTLQAAFLGLAFGLGGGMGVVLFVFQAFIAIWQLELTNYVEHYGLTRKHLGDGKYEHVLPRHSWNAAHKASNWLLINLQRHSDHHYKPDRRFPLLQNYTEDDAPQLPYGYPVMTLAAMIPPLWRRVMNPRVRAWRQRYYPEITDWQPYNKGQNPLPR